From the Ensifer adhaerens genome, the window TCCGCCGCCCCCGCCGAAATTCTCTCGCTGCGCCGGTTCGGCGACGACCAGATCGTCACGCTTGCGAAGCTCGTGATCGAGAGCGCCTTCCAGCCGATCGCGGAAGCCGCGACCGGTACCGTCTTCGGTTACGAATCCTTGATGCGCGGCTTCCACAAGCTCGGCTTCGCCTCGCCGCTGGAATTGCTCGACAAGGCCGAAGAAGCCGGACAGCTGCTGGCACTGGAGCACATGATCAACAGCCGCGCCGTCGCCGGTTTCGCGACGCTGCCCGATCATTCCGCACGCACGCTGTTCCTCAATTTCGACTCGCGCCTCGTCGGTGGCGAGGGGGATATCGTTGAGCGCCTCGTCAACCACCTGAAGCGCGCCAACATCGCCCCGTCGTCGCTCTGCTTCGAGCTTTCCGAGCGCTTCGACGGCGGCAAGATGCCGGATTTCTCGGCGCTGGTGCGCGACCTCCGGCTCGCCGGCTTCAAGCTGGCAATCGATGATTTCGGCGCCGGTTTCAACGGGCTGAAGCTGCTTTGCGACCAACCGGTCGATTATGTGAAGATCGACAGGCACTTCATCTCGGGCATCGAGGCCGACGCCCGCAAGCGTCACCTCGTGCGCCACACGGTCAACACCGCCCATGTGCTTGGCACGCGTGTCATTGCCGAAGGCGTCGAGACGGAAGCGGAGTTTCTCACCTGCCGTGACCTCGGCTGTGATCTCGTGCAGGGATACTACGTCGCCCGGCCGACGACCCATCTCAGCGAGCTTCTTCCCGCCTATCCGCATCTCGATCAAAGTGTCAGCGGCAGACGCACCTCCTCTTCGCTTGACGGTATCCTGATCCGCAAGCAGATCGAGCAGCTGCCGACGGTGCGTGAGAGTGACGAGCTCGATTCCGTCTTCGATCTCTTCCGGCGAAATCCGCGCCAGGGCTTCTTTCCCGTCTTGAACGCCAATGGCGAACCGCGCGGCATCCTGCATGAGTATCACGTCAAGGAACTGATCTATCACCCCTTCGGCCGCGATCTCCTGAAGAACAGGATCTACCAGCGGCGGATCTCGCATTTTGCCAGCCCGGCACCGATCGCCGACCTCGACACGCCGGCGGACGAGATGCTGAAGATTTTCGCCGGCATGGACGGAAGCGATTGCCTGATCCTGACGGAGAACATGCGTTACGCCGGCACGCTTTCGGCTTCGTCGCTCCTCAAGATCATCAACGAAAAACAGTTGAAGATGGCACAGGAGCAGAACCCACTGACGGGTCTGCCCGGCAACCGCGCCATCCGCGACTATGTCCAGGACGCGATCCTCGATGGTGACCAGGCGCGCTACTTCTGCTATTGCGACTTCGACGATTTCAAACCCTTCAACGACACCTACGGCTTCCAGAAGGGCGATCTTGCGATCACGCTCTTTGCAGCACTCCTGCGCCGCCATTTCATCGGCGAGGAGAAATTCCTCGGCCATGTCGGCGGCGACGACTTCTTCGTCGGCGTCAGTGGCTGCTCGGTGGAGGAACTCGAGGCGGTTCTGAACCGTCTGCTCGACGATTTCCGCTCCGATGTCTGCCAACTCTATTCGCCGGAACACCAGGCGGACGGCCGCATCAGTGGCCATGGCCGCGACGGCGCGCCGAAGGAATTCCCGTTGATGCGCTGCTCGATTGCCGTCCTGGGTCTGCCCGAAGGCTTCGTCTTTTCCGACGCCCAGGCCGTCAGCGCCCGCATCGCCGAAATCAAATCCCGGGCCAAGGCGAGCGATACCGGGCTTGTGATGGATGCACTCGGCGGCTGAGCTACAGCGAATGTGGTTCAGGCAGGCGGTGAGCCAGATAGTCGTGCATCTGTGCGAGCGCCATGTCCCGCGTCAACCCGCCCGACTGCAATCCGAGCCGCAACCATAGCCCATCGATAAGCGACGTGATGCCCAGTGCCGCTGCCTCGCATTCACCGGCCGGCAGAAGGTGCGACAGAGCGGAGAGTAGGTTCGATCGCATCCGGGCGTGGATGACCTTCTGGATTCGGGCAAGCTGGGGCTCGCGCGGCACTTCGGCGCAAAGCGAAAGCCACGCGTGGCAGACCGAGGGCTGGAAGAAGCGTTCTTCGAAATTCGCCTCGATGATTGCATCCAGGCGCTCGCGCGGCGTGCGTGCCCGATTGAGCCGCTCGACCACGGCTTCTTTTAGCGCCGCATTTGCCTCGCGCATCGCATGCTCGAAAAGCTCCTGCTTGTTGGCGAAATAGTGCAGCACGATGCCTTTGGACGCGCCGGCATGGGTCGCCACCTTCTCGAGTGTCGCGCCGGCCATCCCCTCCCTTTGCAGCACTTCGAAGGCTGCCCGGCGCAACTCGCGCCGCCGGATTTCACTTATTCTCGTCAGTCGCATGGCCGCCTCCAAACGATTCCCACATTGACAATCTTTCCGGAAAGATCAAATGTTGACCCGTGGGACAATATTTAGTCTGCTTGGACAAGATGGGAGAAAGCGATGCCGAATATGAGACTGCTGATGTCCACCGCCGCGCTTGTCGCCGCCGCGAGCCCAGCCCTTGCTGGCGACCCGGACTCCTGTCGGCAGGTAAGGCTGGCTGAGCCCGGATGGAACGACCTGGCGTTCACGACGGGCGTAGGACTGACGGTGTTGAAGGCGCTCGGCTACGAGCCGGAGAGCAAGCTGCTCGGCATAGACGTGATCTACACCAGCCTTCGAAGCCAGGACCTCGACGTCTTCCTCGGCTATTGGGACCCGGCGATGGTCTCTTACTACAAGCCCTACAAGGACGATGGGTCGGTCGAAACGGTGCGAACCAACTTGACTGGCGCAAAGTATACATTCGCCGTGCCCGACTATGTCTGGGATGCCGGTGTGAAGGATTTCTCCGATCTCAAGACCTTTGCCGACAGGTTCGAAAAGAAGATGTACGGCATCGAGCCCGGTTCCAACCAGTTGATGCTTGATGCGGTCAAGGATCCAAGCCTCGGTCTCGATGGCTGGGAGGTGGTCGAATCGAGCGAGCAGGGGATGTTGGCGGAGGTGACTCGCCGGGCGCGGGACAAGTCCTTCATTGTGTTTCAGGGCTGGGCTCCGCATCCCATGAACACGGCGCTCTCGATAAAGTATCTGACCGGCGGCGACAAATTCTATGGGCCGGATTTCGGCGCGGCGACCGTCTCGACGCAGGTTCGCAAGGGCTATCTGCAGGAATGCACGAACGTCGCCAAGCTTCTCAACAATCTGACGTTCGATATCGACTTCGAGAACCGCGGCATGGGTTACTTGATGAATGATGGGCTGGCACCGGAGGAAGCCGGTGCTAAGGCGATCAAGGAAGAGCCGCAGCGTTTGGACGCCTGGCTCGCTGGTGTCACGACTTTTGATGGACAGCCGGGGTTGGCCGCGGTCAAGGCCGCGCTTGGACTGTGACCGCCATCGGCGAGCAGCAATGGACGACGTTGAAGCGGCGGATCGAGCTGCCCGGCGGACGCCAATTCGCCTATGTCGATCGCGGCGAGGGCCCGGCGCTGCTGCTCCTGCATGGATATTCCGATAGCAGTCGCAGCTTCTCGCTGATCGCTCCATTCCTTGCCGGTTACCGCCTGATCATTCCGGATCTTGCCGGGCACGGCGGCTCGAGAGCCGGCCCGGGATTGACGGTTGCTGATCTTGCCGGGGACATCGATTGTCTGGCCGCCAGACTCGGTCTGCGTGACATTGCGATCGTCGGCCACTCCATGGGAGCGATGATCGCCATAGCGCTCGCCGCCCGGCGCCCGGATCTGATCGGGGCGCTCGGTTTGCTATCCGGCAGCCTGCAGCCCAGTCTCGGGGAGGGTAACCCGACTGCGCGGGCGATCCGCGCGCTCAAGGACCCGCTACGTCCGGACCATCCGTTCTTCGATACCTGGCACGCCTGCAGCCGGCCGGTCGACGCCGCATTTCTCGCCCAGCTGCGCCGCGAGGCTGCGGAAATCCCAATCCGGGTCTGGCACGCCATCCTCGACGACCTTGCCGCCATCGACCTTAATTCCGATGCGCGACAACTGCGGGTACCGGTGCTGGCCATTTCAGGCAGTGAGGATCCGCTTTTCGATGCGGGACACCGCCAGCAGCTTGCCGCAATGTTGGCTTCCATCCGTTCGATCACGCTGGAAGGGCATGGCCACAATCCGCACTGGGAGAGCCCCGGGCTCGTGGCCGAACATGTTCTCTCCTTCCTGTCGGCCGCGTTCGGTCCTCCCGGTTCGACAGAAACCCTTTCCGCGGCGCATCACCAGCGCTAGATGTGGCGCATCAGCCAGCGCGAGGTAATGCCATGTCCCTTCCATCGGAAATGAATTTCGTCGACCTTCCGACCCCGGGCGGGCCGGAAAACATGATCCTGAAGAAAGGACCGTTGCCGGAGGTGAAGCCAGGCGACATCCTCGTTCGGGTAGAGGCGGCCGGTATCAATCGCCCTGACGTCCTGCAGCGCAAGGGCGATTATCCGCCGCCGCCGGGCGCAAGTCCGATCCTCGGCCTCGAAGTCGCGGGCGAGGTCGTGGCGCTGGGCGCGGGTGCCAAGGGCTTTCAGGTCGGCGACAAGGTCTGTGCGCTCGCCAATGGCGGCGGTTATGCGGAATATGCGGCAGTCCCCGCCACCCAAGCGCTCGCCTGGCCGAAGGGCTACGACGCGGTGAAGGCGGCGGCCTTGCCCGAAACCTTCTTCACCGTCTGGGCCAATGTCTTCGACATGGCGGGCCTCAAGGCGGGTGAGACAATCCTCATCCATGGCGGCTCGAGCGGTATCGGCACGACGGCGATCCAGCTTGCCAAGGCCTTGGGCGCCGAGGTCCTCGTCACGGCCGGCAGTGCCGAGAAATGTCGGGCTTGCGAGGCGCTCGGTGCAAGGCGCGCGATCAACTATCGCGACGAGGACTTCAAGACGGTCGTTCTCGAAGAGACCGGCGGGCGCGGCGTCGACGTCATTCTCGACATGGTCGGCGGGCGTTACTTCGATCGCAACATCGCATCGCTTGCCAAGGACGGCCGCTTGTCGATCATCGCCTTCCTCGGCGGCGCCAAGGTCGAGGCGGCGAACATCGCGCCGATCCTGACGAAACGGCTGCATGTCATGGGCTCGGCCCTTCGTCCGCGCACGGCGGCGGAAAAGCAGGCGATCCGTGATGGCCTTGTCGAAAAGGTCTGGCCGTTGCTGGAAACAGGCAAGGTCGCGCCGGTCATTCATTCCGTCCTTCCCTTCAGCGCAGTGGCCGACGGTCACCGGCTGATGGAAGAGGGCGACCATATCGGCAAGATCATCATGTCCATGTGATCGGCAAGATCATCATGCCTATGTGAACTGCGGCACGACGATGGAATGCGATCTTCGACCATCGTCGGTCTTGTAATCGGTGACGGATCGCTTACCTTGACGTCATCAGCAACGAATAGAAAGGAAGGTGGTCCAATGTCTAATGAGATTTCGGTCTTGGTGAAGGGCATGGAAGAGGTGAACGTGTCGAGGCAGCCCTCGGCGTGATTCCCGCCTTCCTTCGGGTCTGAAAGCCCGGGCCATTCACACGGCCAGAACTCATGGAAGGGTCGCCTCGGGCGGCCCTTTTCCATTTTCAGTGTTTCACGCCAGAACCTTCGTACTCAAATGTTGGAACTGTGCAGATCATACCCCGAAGCGCCCGAGTGCCGGGATCTTGATCCCGGGCCTGGCAAAATCGAAACCGGCGACGAGCCCGAAGAAATGCAGTTCGAGGCCGCTGCGCACGCCCGCCGAGATGCCGGCCAGGCCATAAAGCGTCGCGTGCATGTCGCGGCCGTCGGCGTCGATCTGGAACAGCCTGCCCTCTGCCAGATAGTCGCGGCCGACGGCGTCTGGCGGTAGCACTGCGCCGAGTTCCGGCACGGAGCGCAGCACATGGGCGACAAAGGTGTTGGAGTTCGGGCCCGGCCAGATCCGGTAGCCGCCGGGCGAAGCATAGGGATAGCTGGCGATCGCGGCTTCGATCCTCGGGATCAGCCGGCTGGCTTCGGCGCCCTTGACTGAGACGACCAGCCTCGGTTCGTTGGAGTACCAGCGGGCGTCGGCGGGATAGCCGTTCCGGCGGATCGGCTTGCCCCATCCAACCTTGTCGTAGCGATCGTAGGAGGGAGCGCCCTCATCCTTGGTTACGATCCAGGCGTGGCTGGCGACTGCGCCCTTCATGCCGCCGGTTGTCGCGGAGAACACGTAAATCGCTGCTTCCGCGCTTTCGCTCGCCTTTGGCAGGAGGCCGGCCGAAGACCAGTCCGCATCGCGCCAGCTCTGGGGCCGGTCCTGCATATACCACCAGCCGGCCGAGGCCAGCGCCGGCAACAGGTAAATGACAAGAAAGGCGGCGGCGAGCCTGCGGACGAATTTCATGAAAACTCCGTTTCCTGTTGCTGGAATCCTGCTAAATGCACGGAGCAATTTCGGAAATTTGAGGGCAAGGCATGTCGAATCCCGTTCTCGTCGAAGTCACCCGTGGAAACCTGGTCGAAAGCCGTCATCGCGGCTTCGTGATCGCCGTCGACGGCGACGGCAAAACCGTCTTCTCGCTGGGCGAAACGGACAGCGCCGTCTTCCCGCGTTCGGCCTGCAAGGCGATGCAGGCGCTGCCGCTGATGGAAAGCGGTGCGGCGGATGCCTACGGTTTCGGCAACAGGGAACTGGCGCTGGCCTGTTCGTCCCATTCCGGCGAGTCGGAGCATGTGGAGCTTGCCGCCAAGATGCTTGCCGCTGCCGGCCGCGATGTTTCGGCGCTGGAATGCGGCGCCCATTGGTCGTCCGACCAGAAGACGCTGATCGCCCAGGCTCGCAGCCTCGACGCTCCGACGGCGCTTCATAACAATTGCTCCGGCAAGCATTCCGGCTTCATCTGCGCCTGCTGCCACTCCGGCACCGAAGTGAAGGGCTATGTCGGCTACGATCATCCGCTGCAGCGGGAGATCCGCGGCACGATGGAAAGCCTGACGGGTGCGATCCTCGCCAAGGACAATTGCGGCGTCGACGGTTGCTCGATCCCGACCTATGCCGTGCCGCTGAAGGGCCTCGCACATGGTTTCGCGAAGATGGCGACCGGCGCCGGTCTTGAGCCCGAGCGCGCTCGCGCATCGAAGCGGCTGATCGAAGCCTGCATGGCCGAACCCTTCTTCGTCGCCGGCACCAAGCGCGCCTGCACACGGCTCATGAAGACGGCGCCCGGCCGCATCTTCGCCAAGACCGGTGCCGAGGGCGTCTTCTGTGCCGCCATTCCGGAAAAGGGCATCGCGATCGCGCTGAAGTGCGAGGACGGCGCGACGCGCGCCGCCGAAGCCATGGTCATCGCAACGCTTGCCCGCTTCTTCCGTGACGAGCCGGATCTGCACACCGCCCTGATGGCACAGGCAAACCACTCCATGCGCAATTGGAACGGCATCCACGTCGGCGACGTCAGAGTGACG encodes:
- a CDS encoding GGDEF domain-containing protein; its protein translation is MSAAPAEILSLRRFGDDQIVTLAKLVIESAFQPIAEAATGTVFGYESLMRGFHKLGFASPLELLDKAEEAGQLLALEHMINSRAVAGFATLPDHSARTLFLNFDSRLVGGEGDIVERLVNHLKRANIAPSSLCFELSERFDGGKMPDFSALVRDLRLAGFKLAIDDFGAGFNGLKLLCDQPVDYVKIDRHFISGIEADARKRHLVRHTVNTAHVLGTRVIAEGVETEAEFLTCRDLGCDLVQGYYVARPTTHLSELLPAYPHLDQSVSGRRTSSSLDGILIRKQIEQLPTVRESDELDSVFDLFRRNPRQGFFPVLNANGEPRGILHEYHVKELIYHPFGRDLLKNRIYQRRISHFASPAPIADLDTPADEMLKIFAGMDGSDCLILTENMRYAGTLSASSLLKIINEKQLKMAQEQNPLTGLPGNRAIRDYVQDAILDGDQARYFCYCDFDDFKPFNDTYGFQKGDLAITLFAALLRRHFIGEEKFLGHVGGDDFFVGVSGCSVEELEAVLNRLLDDFRSDVCQLYSPEHQADGRISGHGRDGAPKEFPLMRCSIAVLGLPEGFVFSDAQAVSARIAEIKSRAKASDTGLVMDALGG
- the betI gene encoding choline-responsive transcriptional repressor BetI produces the protein MRLTRISEIRRRELRRAAFEVLQREGMAGATLEKVATHAGASKGIVLHYFANKQELFEHAMREANAALKEAVVERLNRARTPRERLDAIIEANFEERFFQPSVCHAWLSLCAEVPREPQLARIQKVIHARMRSNLLSALSHLLPAGECEAAALGITSLIDGLWLRLGLQSGGLTRDMALAQMHDYLAHRLPEPHSL
- the choX gene encoding choline ABC transporter substrate-binding protein, producing MPNMRLLMSTAALVAAASPALAGDPDSCRQVRLAEPGWNDLAFTTGVGLTVLKALGYEPESKLLGIDVIYTSLRSQDLDVFLGYWDPAMVSYYKPYKDDGSVETVRTNLTGAKYTFAVPDYVWDAGVKDFSDLKTFADRFEKKMYGIEPGSNQLMLDAVKDPSLGLDGWEVVESSEQGMLAEVTRRARDKSFIVFQGWAPHPMNTALSIKYLTGGDKFYGPDFGAATVSTQVRKGYLQECTNVAKLLNNLTFDIDFENRGMGYLMNDGLAPEEAGAKAIKEEPQRLDAWLAGVTTFDGQPGLAAVKAALGL
- a CDS encoding alpha/beta fold hydrolase, producing MTAIGEQQWTTLKRRIELPGGRQFAYVDRGEGPALLLLHGYSDSSRSFSLIAPFLAGYRLIIPDLAGHGGSRAGPGLTVADLAGDIDCLAARLGLRDIAIVGHSMGAMIAIALAARRPDLIGALGLLSGSLQPSLGEGNPTARAIRALKDPLRPDHPFFDTWHACSRPVDAAFLAQLRREAAEIPIRVWHAILDDLAAIDLNSDARQLRVPVLAISGSEDPLFDAGHRQQLAAMLASIRSITLEGHGHNPHWESPGLVAEHVLSFLSAAFGPPGSTETLSAAHHQR
- a CDS encoding NAD(P)H-quinone oxidoreductase; the encoded protein is MSLPSEMNFVDLPTPGGPENMILKKGPLPEVKPGDILVRVEAAGINRPDVLQRKGDYPPPPGASPILGLEVAGEVVALGAGAKGFQVGDKVCALANGGGYAEYAAVPATQALAWPKGYDAVKAAALPETFFTVWANVFDMAGLKAGETILIHGGSSGIGTTAIQLAKALGAEVLVTAGSAEKCRACEALGARRAINYRDEDFKTVVLEETGGRGVDVILDMVGGRYFDRNIASLAKDGRLSIIAFLGGAKVEAANIAPILTKRLHVMGSALRPRTAAEKQAIRDGLVEKVWPLLETGKVAPVIHSVLPFSAVADGHRLMEEGDHIGKIIMSM
- a CDS encoding DUF3750 domain-containing protein, translating into MKFVRRLAAAFLVIYLLPALASAGWWYMQDRPQSWRDADWSSAGLLPKASESAEAAIYVFSATTGGMKGAVASHAWIVTKDEGAPSYDRYDKVGWGKPIRRNGYPADARWYSNEPRLVVSVKGAEASRLIPRIEAAIASYPYASPGGYRIWPGPNSNTFVAHVLRSVPELGAVLPPDAVGRDYLAEGRLFQIDADGRDMHATLYGLAGISAGVRSGLELHFFGLVAGFDFARPGIKIPALGRFGV
- a CDS encoding asparaginase; its protein translation is MSNPVLVEVTRGNLVESRHRGFVIAVDGDGKTVFSLGETDSAVFPRSACKAMQALPLMESGAADAYGFGNRELALACSSHSGESEHVELAAKMLAAAGRDVSALECGAHWSSDQKTLIAQARSLDAPTALHNNCSGKHSGFICACCHSGTEVKGYVGYDHPLQREIRGTMESLTGAILAKDNCGVDGCSIPTYAVPLKGLAHGFAKMATGAGLEPERARASKRLIEACMAEPFFVAGTKRACTRLMKTAPGRIFAKTGAEGVFCAAIPEKGIAIALKCEDGATRAAEAMVIATLARFFRDEPDLHTALMAQANHSMRNWNGIHVGDVRVTEAFAA